Below is a window of Malania oleifera isolate guangnan ecotype guangnan chromosome 1, ASM2987363v1, whole genome shotgun sequence DNA.
ACAATGGACCTATTCCACCTGTGCCAGACTACCAGgagaactacgacactcccataaagccacattgactgtcatctcccacactctacataagatgtgtggtagcactaatatattcataatcataaatatatagctacggtaccatgcttcgttAAACGAAACCACgctatctgggttctgataacatataatacatttcatgatattgaacataacaGTTTCATATTTTagggtaaaacatgacatgataatattttcttgaatcttgacataacttGCATAATCACGACATTTGCGCCATCATATCATAACATGAAATCACGACATTTACACTGACTTATCATAACATTCTTGTACATGAAATTATTACATATCGTAACTTGTAAATCATGACAATTATGTCGGCTTATCATAacatacttgtacatgaaaatcttgcaTTGTTCAACATAATATTCgtaaaaaccatagttcctgtactgtttttatggttttcttgaaaactgttataacatgcttatcttggagaAATCATAATATTCCAACATAGCATAATTTTCGTGAAAATACTGTACTCATACCACACAGAtatacataaccatataaacttataattaattctgaaatcatatttccatataaaacatgcttaaataatttccgtattcaacaacagtattccccaAATATAGttctaaatcatacatattttcttgaaaataaatgttgtataataataaataatttcatgaaaatattgacttaatttatccccttacctaacttactaagaagcccacaaaatacccCAAAACTACACTtgtggtgttcccaactcaacaccctgaaatttacatttccccaaacaaaactttagtatattccatctactacactttcctttgtccaaaaatatcaaataccttataaaatattaaaataatcaacttacttagattttgggatggtgcccaagttggtctaaccaacgatttactccagtagatttgaagagaatcttcctaagagtaacatggcagcttcagatcgtcgatccagtgaaTAACGAAGccagaattctagagagaaggagagggagacgaagttagagagagagagagagagagagagcggttcTGCATGAAATTCCCTCGCAGAaaagtgatttttggccttatatagagtggttgtccacgtggcctcatcgatgagtcacgaaacctcgtcgacgagttcatgaaggaggttcgtcgatgagcacttgaCCCTCGTCGATAGATTTCAGACCTAGGAAACAAtcctcttggtaagttctcgtcaacgagacacgtgtccacgtcgacgagcccaagaagcctattcgtcgacgagcactctacACTCGTCGACTAGACCCTGTTGAATCCCTTTCTTAAAAttcttttttctctcctttcttttattatttaattaccataattctttgggtatCTACAAgtggcaccaattacaacactttaccaggatggtgcacttaactttcctaaccgggtcaaaccCATTCTGGGACTTTTACCAAGACAAGTCTCCCTTTTCAAGCCCTTATCATGCTTCTAACCATATCCATCAGAGTCCTATTATGCCTTTCTGATACACCATTTTGTTTTGGTGTACCCGAcattgtgtattgagcacaaataccacGTTTTTcaaggaatttagcaaatggacCAAAAAGTTGTCCAGTTTCGTTATACCTTCCATAATATTCACTTCCTCTATGAGATCTAACAATTTTCACCTTTCTGTCTAATTGCCTTTAaacttcatttacataaatctccaaaacatttactGTTTGAGATTTATCATGTAGTAAGTAGACATATCCATAACGTGAAAAATCATCGATAAAGGTGATGAAATATCTATCATTACTGAAGGTATTTACATCAAAAGGTCCACATATATCAGTGTGTATAATTTCTAGAAGCCGAGTGCTCCTAATGGCTCCTTTCTTTGTGTGTCTTGTCTGCTTTCCTTTAATACAATCTACACAAATGTCAAGGTCAATGAAATCCAAATCTGATGTATTTCATTCTTTGCTAATCTTTCCAGTTTTTCTTTGGAAATATGACCTAACCGTTTATGCCACGAGTAAGCATATCGTTTATTCACTAAACTTCATTTAGTGCCAATACTGCGATGTGAGGTTAAAAGTGTTTCAGCATAATGATTATCAAGTTTTAACTTATATAAACCATCACAAAGCATACCACAACCAACCACACTAGTATCCTTAAATAAACcgaaacatcctttattaaaattaaaagtgTATCAaaaaacatccaatttagataATGAAACTAAATTCCTAGAAATACTAGAAACTTAAAAAGTCTTATATAAATCCAAACAATAACTAGTGTCAAGGATTAAACGATAAGTCCGGACAGCTTCAATTGACACTTTTATTCTGTTCCCTATGAAGATAAACTTCTCATTATGTTCCAGATTGTAATAAATCCTTGTATCATATTAGAAACATGAGTTGTATATCCAGAATCAATCCACCAAGTATTATAAGAAACTTTAGCTaaatttgattcgaaacatacataagcactAGGCTTACCCTTCTTTTCGAACCAAGCTTTTCGTTTCAAGTAGTACTTCTGGTAATGTCCATATTTCCCACAGAAACGACACTTGTCCTTACTTGATACCTTCCTCTGGATATGGGAAGAGAATTCATTATCCTTTAAAGATCCTTTCCCCTTTCCAtgcttctttactttcttttcagCTCCTTGGTTGTTCACATAATGAATAGAGTGAATTCCTTTATTGTTCAATCGTGTTTCCTCTTAAACTAGCATACTGTGCAACTCATGCACattccatttatctttcatggtgtTATAGTTCATTTGAAAAGCTCCATACTTCATCGGTAATGAGTTTGAAATGAACCGAATAAGGAAATTTTCATTCACATCAATTCCCAAAGTCTTAAGTTTTGCTGTAATATTTGTCATTTCAATAACATGCTTATGCATAGTACGTGAACCATCAAACTTTGGTGGTTAACATACCCATTAATGTTCCAGTAAGAGACTTATCTGCTGTTTGGAAACGCTCTCCCACAAACTTTAAAAACTCTTTGACACTTTTAGTTTTGGGAATAGCTGCCTTGATGTTATTTGCAACACTCGTTCGCATAAACAAAAAACTTAATCTATTTGATATTTCCTAATTGTTATAATAGGTTATTTACTTCAGCATTGCTAGAATTAGTAATAGTAGCAGACTGATCATTTAAGAATATCAAATCAAGATTCAATACACTGAGGTGAAATTGAACTTGTTCACTCTAATCAGCAAAGTTTAACCCATTAAACATTGGAACAGATGAAACATGCAAGTGTAATGATCCAGGCACATATACTGCAAGAATTAAACACACTTAATGCTTGGAATGAAACATTTATAAGattacaaacataaatatattaatgttttccTTTTGGAGAAACACTAATACAAAGAACTTTAAAATGATGCTAATTAAATACTTTGGTAACATCATATGCACTCATTATAAGTATGTATTATCTTTGGATAAATAGACAAAAGAATAATGCATAATAATATTACCAAATCATTATTCTTACAATATAAGAACAATTAATCGATCTTTGGGTGATTTTTGATgtcttataataatttttaatatcattATAGCATCAAACATATGAAAACTTTACTTAATGATTTAATCACTTTAGTGATTGAAATTAAAACACTTTATAAcatcacaatgttaaaatattgtgagTAACATAAACATGTTGACAAAATGCTAGCAGATTCATGTTAGCATGTATTAACATTATATATCCTGTTAATTTTCACAGATCAAGTCATGAAAGTTATATAACTTTCGTAGCCCATTCGTCTTATGCATCACAAAAGGAATAAATTTATACCTATAGATATAACATTTcttttacttatataattataaaatcattccaGCCACTCAATCACCtaataacattaatatatatttatatatatttactatcacaaCAAACGTTCTGCACCATCAAACTTTATTAACCAAGGCGTACCACACTTACATCGTTATACCTTAGAAAAACATAAGGTTACTGTGTCTTGATTCATGAACTAAAATTAACGGAACATGAACCTTTAATCATAATAAAAAATCATGAGTTTTTACAACTTTGACTATAATACCACATGTAAGTTTAGACACACACGTTTATTTTATACGTCTTAATAACATGATTTATACGTTTTAATTTTAAGGACCttcgaaactcataattttacacAACAAACGTTAAAAGAAGATCATACCTTGATCCATAGTCTTCAAACATATTTTCTATCTCACAACCTTATACTTCCTTATGCTCTGTCTTAATTTGATGGAAATCTTAACACAAACTTTCTAGATTGAGATAGGACCAGCTCCAAACCTCCTTTATATATTCATCACTTTCATCAAGTGATTAATTAAtatacataatttatcataattatagacttctcatattccgagatattgttattataaattataataatattattatacttAATATTAAAGACGTTTCATATTACCTTAATAAATATGATCATAAACTATTATTTaatgtattaaaaaataaaattaaaattagaaaaaactcaaaattttattgtcaataattaataaaaaattgcaaCTTCAGAAAAATTTAACgaacaatttatttttatttttatttttagttctgaAGGACAATTTCGTGCGAAAAAGAGGAGCAAAACTGACAATTCGCAACAGTTCTCATTCTCATCTGGCGGAGAGGAGCCTGTCAATTAATTTTACAAATTTACCCATGCATAAAATGCGAAAAGCAGCGGGCGTGGAGCGGACAGTCGAGGGTAATTAGGTAAAATGGTCCAAGTAAAGCATCCCCGATCGGCGAAGACTTTCTCCCCTAGGGTTTTATAGACGATAAGATTGTTCCTTTGTATCCTTCGGAAGCCGAAAGGAGAGTTTCGCTTGGTTCCCAGCAGAGAAGGAGAGTAGTTCGCTGGTAATTTCTTCATGTTCTCCAATCGTTATTTGCGCAGTTTCTATTTCTAGAACTCCATTGCTGAATCTGGTTTGGATTCTTGTTATAAACTTCACCCTTTCGTTCTCGGTTCCCATTTTATTCGTTCTGGTGAGCACTGTGAGGAAAAACTATAACCATCTCAGTTGCTTACCCTTTTATTTCACAGGTAACGTAACTTAAGGAGAAAAACTAGCTCAGGTGCTGTTTGGCACACTAGAAAGTGCAGCCGCCTGAGCATAGTTTTCTCGGAAGCTTTGAATGTTTTCTTTCGCTGGGAAAAAGCAATTGAGCTTCGTGCAGTGTGAGAGTGTATTTTCCTTAAAGTTAGTTATTTGTGGCACGGTAGGTTGACCCAGGCTTCAGAGTTAAATACCCACTGAAAATAGTTGATTACCTTGAAGTCTGTTTAGAATTTGGTGATAACGAGGGAAGAGCTTAGAGTATGTCCACTTTACATGGAATTTGGAGCTGAGTTGTTTATTGATCTTGCATTCACTTCTAATTTGTGTTCAGATCGTTTGGGGGTGGGATGAGTTAGCTGTTTTGAGCTTATAAGATTTAGGTTATGTAAAATGCTTTCTTGGATTAGGGGATGTCTCGTTACATCCCGAGCTCTGCTTCGTCAATTCATTATAGAGAGGTTAACGGTTGGAGGTTGTATTTTGGGACCAAAGATATTTTGACTGGGGTGGAAAGGATCATCTGTAGATGACAAGCCTAACTTTTTATGTTGCTGCCCTCCTGCTATCCTGTTGTATCTGACTGGTTCTGAATTTCTAAAGCAAAAATGCAGTCTAGATTTTTTTATATGTATTATACTGTTGTTGCTTATTTGCTTGTCACTAGCCTATTGtgcataaaaaatttattttttgtttactgTTGTTCAATTTCTCATACTTGGtgcttttctttctttgtttctctttcccttttttgtGTTTGCATTGTTCCGGACATTTAGTTAAGCACTTTAAAACTGGCCATTATTATTTGGCTGAATTTCGGTATCTGAATTTCGAAAGGTTCATTGCTTTCATTGTTTTTGCACCTATTGAGCATCATCATCGAGCTGATAGTCATTCGAAATTCTCTCTTGCTTGTCTCTATTAGTACTGCTACTATGTTATGATCCCTTTATTGAACTTCATTCACATTAAAAGTCCTTGGAGCCATCTCATGGCACAGATTCAATTGAGATTCTTACTCTGCAACTCCTTGTGGCCTTTCATTTTGTTTCCGCCTTTCCGTATTTGTCTTCTTTCTCTTGCAAATTCTGGCTTCTGTGCTTCCTTCACAGTTGCCTTGCAAGCCTTTCTTTTTAGATACATAAGATGCCAAGGACAAGGGCAAGATCTGCAGCTGCTCGCAAGCCAGATGTTCCTGAGAAGCATGCTGAACCAGAAAAGCCTGTTGAATCTGAGGAGCAAGTGGAAACTGATGGAGATAACAATACTGAGGAGATGGAGGAAGAGGTTGAGTATGAAGAGGTAGAGGAGGAAGAGGAAGTGGAAGAGGtcgaggaagaggaagaggaggaggaagaggtaGAAGAGGAGGTGGAGGaagatgaagaggaagaagaagatgaagctgATGCAGAGAGAGGCGGAGATAGTGATGAGGAGATGAAAGCAGTCAATGCCGACGAGGATGAGATTAAGAAGCATGCGGAGCTTCTTGCACTTCCCCCTCATGGATCAGAGGTATATCTTGGTGGTATTCCTTATGATACTTCTGAAGATGATTTGAGGGGATTTTGTGAATCTGTTGGAGAAGTTACTGAGGTCAGTTATATTCCCATTAAAATTTCCTTTGTTGTGTTTTGCCCTGGACTAATTAAATCTATTTATTGCAACAGATCAGGATCATGAAGGGAAAAGATTCAAGTGAGAATAAGGGTTATGCTTTTGTAACCTTCAAAACAAAGGAATTGGCCTCTAAGGCTATGGAAAAGTTGAATAATGCTGAACTGAAGGTAATGCTAGCATGCAGTTGTTTAATGCCATTTGCTTTTCCTCTTTATCTGTAAATAATCTCAAccatatgtatatttttaattcATGATTATGCTGCCACTGTTATAAGCATGCCCGtgtgttttgatttttatttctatttatatatcCAATTGAAATGGGCATAATGTTGTAGCTATCAAGTTGACATATTTGTTTCTATCAACTCCTTTCTCGTTCCTTCCCTCTTGCTTCCACCTCGTCTTTTGCAGGGCAAAAAGATAAAGTGTTCAACATCTCAAGCAAAGCATCGATTGTTCATTGGTAATGTTCCTAGAAATTGGGGAGAGGAAGATATGAAGAAGATTGTAACCGAGATTGGTCCCGGAGTTAATGCTGTGGAATTGTTGAAGGTTTTTGTGTTCTCATcacttatttagttattttaCTTCAGTTATCGTTGTTATGCTATTTTTTCATGATGTGACACATATTTCTTTTTAGTTGCTGGGTCTGCTTTGAAATTAATGTGGTTCCTGTTCTTTGATGTACTGACTTGCATTTTCATCTTCTTCACTATGGCAGGATCCACAGAACTCCAGTCGTAATCGTGGATTTGCTTTCATCGAGTATTATAATCATGCTTGTGCAGAATATTCAAGACAAAAGATGTCAACCCCAAAATTTAAGCTCGACAATAATGCACCAACTGTGAGCTGGGCTGACCCAAAAAATCCGGAGTCATCAGCTGCTTCTCAGGTCTAATGTTCTGCACATTGTTTTCGTTTTTACCCTGTTTGGTAGAATGATTGGAGCAtaattatattactattacaacttgTAAAAGCATTTCTAATGACATCATTGAGAACACACCAACTTGGTCTTGCAGACACTTTTACATTAGtgtgcccctctctctctctctggtgtGTTGggctttttaattttatttttgtatgcTCCAGAGATTACTAGCTTCCATGTGCGTGCGAGAAAAAGAGAGTTTCTGTTTTTACCTCCCTTCCTTTATTCATATTAAGAAATATTAGTTGGTTGTTGCTTTTTTACCACTGAAGCTTTTACATTTTTCAGAACAGGgttgatatttttaatttttttttcttttaatgtttcaaatatttatttattttttatcttttgatATTTGATGCGACTGTAGAAACAATTGAATTGTGAAAAACAAGCACCTAACCTGACCCCTATTTATCGGGATGAGGGGTTTGATGAGTTGAGTATTGAATTTTTTAGTCACCCATAACATCTTCCACATTTAAAGTTGTATTTGCAGAATACTCTCAATAAATTTTGACAATTTAACTGGTTGTGTTTGAGAGTTGAGTCCTGACCTCAGGCTGTCTCACACAGGTTAAGGCTGTGTATGTAAAGAATTTACCAAAAGATATTACTCAAGACCAGTTAAGGAAGTTGTTTGAACATCATGGGAAGATCACAAAGGTAGTTCTCCCACCTGCAAAAGCGGGGCAGGAAAACAGCAGATTTGGGTTTGTTCACTTTGCAGAACGGTCTAGTGCCATGAAGGCTCTTAAAAAcactgaaaaatatgaaattgATGGTAATTGTGGCTGTTAAATCCTGTTTGTGCGCTCTAATATTCTTGATAATTCATTCTCACTATAGCCAACTACTTTTGTATGAGGATTGACAGGTCAAGCTTTAGAGTGCTCTCTTGCAAAGCCACAAGCAGATCAGAAATCTTCTGGAGGACCAAACTCGCAGAAGTCGGCGTTACTCCCAAGCTACCCACCTCGTGCTGGTTATGGAATGGTTGGTGGTGCCTATGGTGTTCTTGGTGCAGGATATAGTGCTTCAGGCGCCGGACAGGTCAGATGCTATTCtttttgtgttttgatttttttactttttatttcttTGTTGTTTTGATGTTGTCTATATATTTTTCTGTTTTTTGAGTGAAGGGAGGGAGTCTGTTTATATTTGTTTGCTGGGAATAACTCTGTAAAATAATTTAAGTGAATATTTGCTATGACAAAAAGGGAATCTCTTTCTTATCCCCTTCCCCCCTGTTCCTGCTTTTTTGTGCAACTTCAATGAAGAGGAATTACTAATGTAGAAACTCTACTTCTTTGTTATCATGATTCACGAGATTAAAAATTAAGGTTCAAATGGGTTGGGACTTGGGATTTTCCCTAAGACATGGGAGATGGTTGAACCTTGAACTACAAACTGAGTTGGAAATGTAAGGTTCCAACTGGTTCTTTTGTTGAATGGCTGGTTTTCACAAATCCTAACATAGCACTTCTAAAGCTTGTCCCTCCTTTTTTGTCCGTTTTCCTTTTATTAGTTTACAAACTTActagttatttattttttatttataaaatattattatggtAACCATTTGGCATCTATTTGGTAGTTGTGTTCACTTCACACAAGAGTTTGCTGCTTCTTCCTTTTCTCTGTTAAATTTTTCGTATTATTAATCCTATTTGTAAAAGGGAAACTGTGGGCAGGTTGGTATAGTTTGGGCCCCAATTGAATCTTTCTTATTTGATTCTTAAATCtttgtattttaaatttccaTTCTTAGCCTAATGATTGTGCAAAATTTGAATTAGGCCATGGCTGtgttttatttttgataatagtGAATTACTgctgaataaaaatattttatttggcgaaatacttgagaagaatatataatttgaatatgAGTCATCTTCTTGTGGGTGGTGCTCAAAATCTTCAAGTTGGACTTGTTCAATTGGGCTGAATTTGAGTAATCCTAATATGAAGGATCATAAACAGTTGGCTTTTGGACAACATGTGGACCCACCAGAGAAGAAAATTTAGTTGGTTTCAGTTGAATCAATTTGTCAAGATTGTTGGGAAGTGATTAAGGGTGACTTGTTTAATGTCTTCAATGAATTTTATTGGAACAAGATTCTGGGTAAGAGTATTAGTTCCACTTCCATTACGTTAGTGCTAAAGACTAAAGAGAGTAGATCTCTATCAAGATTGCAAGCTACAGTCCTACAGTCTAGTTTCTACTGCATATGAGATTATCAAGTACTAGATAATAAGTTGAGTGGTCCTTAATAAGACCATTCTAAGGCTCCAAATGCGTTTGTGTGGGATAGGCAGTTGGTAGATGCCTTTTTGATTGCTGACAAGTTTAGAGGATATTTGTAGGAGAAAGAAGGGAgttatttttaaattgattttGAGAAAGCCTATGACAGAGTTATCTGGACTTTCTTGGATAAAATTTTTGTGAGGAAGGGTTTGGACTTTGGAGAGATTTGGTGTTGTTGGATGAGGTGTTGCATGTCTAAGGCATTCTTTTAAGTTATTGTGAATGGAGAACCTTAATCTTTGCTTAGTGCCTTAAAGGGGTATTAGACAAGGTATGGCCCTATCcccttttttgtttcttttagtGGTTAATATTTTGAGTAGGCTGGTTAATAGGGTGGGGGCAAGGATTTGGTGAAGGTCTAGAAGTGGGGAGGGAGGGAGTGGTGGTTTCTCACTTTCAGTTTGCTTATGACACCATTTTCTTTTTAGATGTCCATAGCGTAGTTAGAATCTTACGATTTGCGATTTGATTTATACCATTTGtatcaattccacaccaaattGATTCGGATCTTACTAATAAATCTAAATCAATTGAATTTTTTCCGAATCTGTCATTCACTCAGTAAGTCTAATGATTCGATCTAAATCAATTGGTTCACATGATTCATATCCTGATATATCTCATTGGTTTAAAACCCtcaaaacaacatttttttttattgcttttatttctacacaattaccttccattc
It encodes the following:
- the LOC131152913 gene encoding heterogeneous nuclear ribonucleoprotein Q — its product is MPRTRARSAAARKPDVPEKHAEPEKPVESEEQVETDGDNNTEEMEEEVEYEEVEEEEEVEEVEEEEEEEEEVEEEVEEDEEEEEDEADAERGGDSDEEMKAVNADEDEIKKHAELLALPPHGSEVYLGGIPYDTSEDDLRGFCESVGEVTEIRIMKGKDSSENKGYAFVTFKTKELASKAMEKLNNAELKGKKIKCSTSQAKHRLFIGNVPRNWGEEDMKKIVTEIGPGVNAVELLKDPQNSSRNRGFAFIEYYNHACAEYSRQKMSTPKFKLDNNAPTVSWADPKNPESSAASQVKAVYVKNLPKDITQDQLRKLFEHHGKITKVVLPPAKAGQENSRFGFVHFAERSSAMKALKNTEKYEIDGQALECSLAKPQADQKSSGGPNSQKSALLPSYPPRAGYGMVGGAYGVLGAGYSASGAGQSMIYGRGATPAGMAMMPMLLPDGRIGYVLQQPGAQSHTPPQHRGDRSGGGGGLSRGRRGSDGSRGNSRYNPY